One window from the genome of Macrobrachium rosenbergii isolate ZJJX-2024 chromosome 2, ASM4041242v1, whole genome shotgun sequence encodes:
- the LOC136842677 gene encoding uncharacterized protein, which translates to MEDDGDLRKGAWKMEDDGDSEEKKETMEDDGDSEEKKETMEDDGDSREEETMEDDGDSEEKKEAMEDDGDSRRRRRLWKMMETRGEEGNSWKRRLREEKKETDGDPEEKKEAVEDDGDWREEGDYGR; encoded by the coding sequence atggaagatgatggagacctgaggaAAGGCGCGTGGaagatggaagatgatggagactccgaggagaagaaggagactatggaagatgatggagactccgaggagaagaaggagactatggaagatgatggagactcgagaGAAGaagagactatggaagatgatggagactccgaggagaagaaggaggctatggaagatgatggagactcgaggagaagaaggagactatggaagatgatggagacccgAGGAGAAGAAGGGAACTCATGGAAGAGAAGACTccgggaggagaagaaggagactgaTGGAGACccggaggagaagaaggaggctgtggaagatgatggagactggagagaagaaggagactatggaagatga
- the LOC136842682 gene encoding high mobility group nucleosome-binding domain-containing protein 5-like has protein sequence MEDDGGDLRKKETMEDDGDLRRRRRLFEDETHMEETRGEEGGYEDDGDLRRRRRLWKKMMETRGEEGEGDQEDDGDSEEKKETMKMMETPREKKEEDDGEFYEDDDGDLRKEGDQDDEDKKMMETWRRRRS, from the exons atggaagatgatggaggaGACCTGAGGAAgaaggagaccatggaagatgatggagacctgaggagaagaaggaggctTTTTGAAGATGAGACCCACATGGAGGAGacccgaggagaagaaggaggctatgaagatgatggagacctgaggagaagaaggagactatggaagaagatgatggagacccgaggagaagaaggag AAGGAGAccaggaagatgatggagactctgaggagaagaaggagactatgaagatgatggagactccgagggagaagaaggaggaagatgatggagaattctatgaagatgatgatggagacctgaggaAAGAAGGAGACCAAGATGATGAAGAtaagaagatgatggagacctggAGAAGAAGGAGATCATAA